In Synechococcus sp. HK05, one DNA window encodes the following:
- the eno gene encoding phosphopyruvate hydratase yields the protein MIDTLDLVIDTIVAREVLDSRGTPTVEAEVMLEGGASGRAIVPSGASTGAHEACELRDGGSRYCGKGVLQAVSNIEEKIAPALCGLSALDQGTVDAAMLELDGSANKSALGANAILAVSLATARAAANGVGLPLYRYLGGPMANLLPVPLMNVINGGAHAANSLDFQEFMLVPHGAPTFSEALRMGTEVFHTLKGLLKDKGLSTAVGDEGGFAPDLGNIEAGELLVQAIEKAGYRPGDQISLALDVASTEFFKDGRYAFDGGSYTSAEMVDQLAQLVSRFPITSIEDGVAEDDWDGWALLTEKLGKTVQLVGDDLFVTNSARLQRGIDLGVANSILIKVNQIGSLTETLQAIDLAGRAGYTSVISHRSGETEDTTIADLAVATRAGQIKTGSLSRSERVAKYNQLLRIEDELGSQAVYAGAEDRGPRGKA from the coding sequence GTGATCGACACCCTCGACCTCGTGATTGACACCATCGTGGCCCGGGAGGTGCTCGACTCCCGCGGCACCCCCACGGTGGAAGCCGAGGTGATGCTTGAGGGCGGTGCCAGCGGCCGCGCCATCGTGCCCAGCGGCGCCAGCACCGGTGCCCACGAAGCCTGTGAACTGCGCGACGGCGGCAGCCGCTACTGCGGCAAGGGTGTGCTGCAGGCCGTGAGCAACATTGAGGAGAAGATCGCCCCCGCTCTCTGCGGCCTCAGCGCCCTCGATCAGGGCACCGTGGATGCGGCGATGCTCGAACTCGACGGCAGCGCCAACAAGAGCGCCCTCGGCGCCAACGCGATCCTGGCCGTGAGCCTGGCCACCGCCCGCGCGGCCGCCAATGGCGTGGGCCTGCCGCTCTACCGCTACCTGGGTGGCCCGATGGCCAACCTGCTGCCGGTGCCGCTGATGAACGTGATCAACGGGGGGGCCCACGCGGCCAACAGCCTGGATTTCCAGGAGTTCATGCTCGTGCCCCATGGCGCACCCACCTTCAGCGAAGCGCTGCGCATGGGCACCGAGGTGTTCCACACCCTCAAGGGCCTGCTGAAAGACAAGGGCCTGAGCACCGCCGTGGGTGATGAAGGCGGCTTCGCCCCCGATCTCGGCAACATCGAAGCCGGCGAACTGCTGGTGCAAGCGATCGAGAAGGCGGGCTACCGCCCCGGCGATCAGATCTCCCTGGCCCTCGATGTGGCCAGCACCGAGTTCTTCAAAGACGGCCGCTACGCCTTCGATGGCGGCAGCTACACCAGCGCCGAGATGGTGGATCAGCTCGCCCAGCTGGTGAGCCGCTTCCCGATCACCTCGATCGAAGACGGCGTCGCTGAAGACGACTGGGACGGCTGGGCCCTGCTCACCGAAAAGCTCGGCAAAACCGTGCAGCTGGTGGGCGACGACCTGTTCGTGACCAACAGCGCCCGCCTGCAGCGCGGCATCGACCTCGGCGTGGCCAACTCGATCCTGATCAAGGTGAACCAGATCGGTTCCCTCACCGAAACCCTTCAGGCGATCGATCTGGCAGGCCGCGCCGGCTACACCAGCGTGATCTCCCACCGCTCCGGCGAAACCGAAGACACCACCATCGCCGACCTGGCCGTGGCCACCCGCGCCGGCCAGATCAAGACCGGTTCGCTGAGCCGCAGCGAGCGCGTGGCCAAGTACAACCAGCTGCTGCGCATCGAAGACGAACTGGGCAGCCAGGCCGTGTATGCCGGCGCGGAAGATCGCGGCCCCCGCGGCAAGGCCTGA
- the gloA gene encoding lactoylglutathione lyase produces MRLLHTMLRVGDLERSITFYTEVLGMRLLRRKDYPGGRFTLAFVGYGEESDTTVLELTHNWDTSSYEIGTGYGHIALGVDDIVGVCDQIRSKGGRVVREPGPMKNGSTVIAFVEDPDGYKVELIELSSRAHAA; encoded by the coding sequence ATGCGCTTGCTCCACACGATGCTGCGGGTCGGCGACCTGGAGCGTTCGATCACCTTCTATACAGAGGTGCTCGGGATGCGCCTGCTGCGCCGCAAGGACTATCCCGGCGGCCGTTTCACCCTGGCCTTTGTGGGCTATGGCGAGGAGAGCGACACCACGGTGCTGGAACTCACCCACAACTGGGATACCAGCAGCTACGAGATCGGCACGGGCTATGGCCACATCGCTCTCGGCGTGGACGACATCGTGGGTGTGTGCGATCAGATCCGTTCCAAGGGTGGCCGGGTGGTGCGGGAGCCGGGGCCGATGAAAAACGGCAGCACGGTGATCGCCTTTGTGGAAGATCCCGACGGCTACAAGGTGGAACTGATCGAGCTGAGCTCACGCGCCCATGCGGCCTGA